Below is a window of Bacillota bacterium DNA.
CGCGCCGGTTCTTCTTGTCGTGGCTTTCGTATTTCACCACGCCGTCTACCAGCGCGAAAAGGGTGTAATCGCCGCCCATGCCCACGTTCTTGCCGGGCTTGAATTTGGTGCCTCGCTGGCGGATGATGATGCTTCCCGCCTTCACGAACTCGCCAGCGTATTCCTTCACGCCGAGGCGCTTGGACTTGCTATCTCGCCCGTTGCGGGAGCTGCCGACACCTTTCTTGTGTGCCAATTGACCTCACCTCACTCTACGCTTCGATGCTCTGTACGCGAAGAACGGTCTGCCACTGCCGATGTCCGTAGTGACGCCGCTCGTTCTTCTTGGGTTTATACGTGAACCCGATAATCTTCTTACCCTTGACGTGGCGCACCACTTCTGCTACCACTTTCGCATTCGGTACGGTGGGTGTGCCAATGCGCAGACCGTTATCGTCCTGTA
It encodes the following:
- the rpmA gene encoding 50S ribosomal protein L27 encodes the protein MAHKKGVGSSRNGRDSKSKRLGVKEYAGEFVKAGSIIIRQRGTKFKPGKNVGMGGDYTLFALVDGVVKYESHDKKNRRVSVVPVAEAVTA
- the rplU gene encoding 50S ribosomal protein L21; its protein translation is MVAVVRTGGKQYKVEPNTILRVEKLPVEEGQTVELTEVLMVQDDNGLRIGTPTVPNAKVVAEVVRHVKGKKIIGFTYKPKKNERRHYGHRQWQTVLRVQSIEA